The genomic region ACTTCCCCTTATCATAATTGAGCCAGTTAACGCCTTTAATGTAATCCACTTGTTTCCAGTTTTGTTGGGTTGCCATCAGCATGGCTGGCCAAAAGATGCTGTGGAACGGGACGTTGTCTTTGGCCATAAACTGAACGTAATGAACTTTGTCTGGGTTTTTCCACCAATCTTGCCACGCATCAGGTTGGCCAATGGCCGTAGCCCAGTCTTGGGTGATGCTGATATAACCGTTGGGTGCATCAAACCAAACATAAAATACTTTTTCGTCGTATCCTTCTAGAGGGACAGGAACACCCCATTTTAGATCGCGGGTAATACAACGGGGTTGCAGGCCTTCTTTGAGCCATTTTTTTGCAATTCCTTTGACGCCGTCGGGCCATTCAGGACGCTCTGCAACCCAAGCTTCTAACGGAGCATTCAGTTTATCAAGAAGTAAGAAGATATGTTTTGTTGATTTGAGCTCAATGTCTTTACTGCCGGAAATTGCAGAGTAGGGATCTTTCAAATCTGTGGGTTCCAACAAGCGGCCGCACCCGTCACATTGATCACCTCTGGCTTTTGTATAACCACAACTCGGGCAGGTTCCCTCAACATAGCGGTCAGGTAAAAAGCGATGATCAGCATGAGAATAATATTGTTGAATTTCACGCTCTTCAATATATCCATTCTTTTGCATTTCCAAGAATAGATCTTGGGTGAGTTTGTGATTAGACGGAGAGGATGATCGTCCGAAATAATCAAAAGAAATCCCAAACCGCTTATAGATATCCTTTTGAACCTCAAACATTTGGGCACAATAATCCTGAACGGATTTACCAGCGGCCTCGGCGGCAATTTCTGCGGGTGTTCCATGTTCATCTGTCCCACAAATATACAAAACATCCTCGCCATGTTGCCTTAAATAACGGGCATAAACATCGCCGGGAAGCATGGATCCAACCAGGTTTCCAAGATGTTTGATACCGTTAATATAGGGGAGGGCACTGGTAATAAGATGTTTTTTTGTCATATTTTCAGTCTATATAGTTCAAGTGTTTGCTTAGAAATATAGCAGATCAGACAACCGATCGGTAGGGGAATTTTGCAGAACATTGGCTTTGCGTGAATTACCTCTCTCCTGCGAAGGAAATCCCCCTACGCATTGACTTCAGGTGGGAGAACTCGTTTATCTGCAGAGATCAAAACATAAAAGGTCGGAACAACAAAGATGGTAAAAAATGTACCGATTAACATGCCGGCGACAATGGTAATACCGATGCTGAATCGGCTGGCAGAACCGGCACCGCTTGCCATAATTAACGGTACAAGGCCAACGACCATCGCGGCTGTTGTCATTAAAATTGGGCGCAATCGAATCATCGCTGATTTAATAACCGCTTCGCGTTTTGATAATTCTTCTTCTTCACGGATTTGATTGGCGAATTCAACAATCAGAATGCCATGTTTTGTGATCAAACCAATCAGGGTGACAAGACCGATCTGTGAGTATATATTCATAGTGCTAAAGCCGATAAAAAGAATCAAGACTGCGCCAAAAATCGACATAGGTACACTTAACATTACAATGAATGGGTCGCGCAGACTTTCAAACTGAGCCGCCAAAACAAGGAAGATAATGATTAAGGCAAACAAGAACGTTTGCATGAGCGCATTACCTTCTTGGATATATTGTCTGGATTGGCTCAAGAAGTCGTAGGTAACTCCTTGGGGGAAGTTTTTCTTTGCATAATCTTCAAGAAAAGTGATCGCATCACCTAATTTAACCCAAGGCATCGGAACAGCTTGGAACGTTGCTGAATTTATCTGGTTAAATTGAGTTAACTGGTTGGGTTCAACAATAGTTTTTGTTGTTGCAATGGTTGATAGGGGAATTTGTTGGCCAGATCTTGTGGGGACATAAAAATCCATCAGACTGTCTGCGGATAGTCGTTCACTTCTCGGCGTTTGTGGAATGACTTGATAACTGCGCCCTAATAAATTAAAGCGGTTAACATAATTTCCCCCCATATAGATAGCCAATGTTGTCCCTAAGGTTTGCATATTAATCCCAAGGTCGTTGGCTTTGTCTCGGTCAATTGTTAGTTTTATAGCGGGGTTGTCATAGGATAAATCACTGTCTGTGACAATAAATAAACCGCTTTTGAGGGCAGCTATTTTCATGTCTTCGACGAGTTTATAAATCATCGTATAGTCACTTAGGCTTGTAACCACAAACTGAACAGGCATCCCGCCAGAGTTCCCTGGCAGAGGGGCCGGTTGGAAGACGAATCCACGAACACCGGTTAATGTCCCCAGATCATTTTGGATTTCTTGTTGGAGTTTATGGGTAGAACGCTCCCGTTCACTCCAAGGTTTTACAATTAACCCGCTGAATCCTGAGTTAACTGTATCCATACCCGCAATAGAAAAGATAAGCTCTTTTTCCGGATAGTCTTGTAATTTAGAGATTGCTTGATCCGCATAAAAACTCATAAAATCAATGTTGGCATATTGTGGACCTTTTGTTGCCATCATGACAATCCCCTGATCTTCTTCAGGAGCCAGCTCCTTTGAGATATGCGGGATGAATAGCATCGTCAAAATCATAATGACTCCAAAGCTAAAGACAATAAACTTTCGGTTAGCAATAATTTTGGTTAGCCGTTGTTCATAGGCTTTGGCTATATTGTCGAAATAGGTTTCGACTTTATGAGCAAACTTCGTGTTCATCGATTCCTTATTCAGGATCTTACTACACATCATGGGGGACAGAGTGAGTGCAACTATTCCTGAAATGATGACAGAACCTGCTAGCGTCAAGGCAAACTCACGGAACAGAGTTCCTGTCAATCCCCCCATAAACGCGATGGGCGTATAGACAGCTACAAGGGTAATGGTCATTGAGATAACAGGGACGGCAATCTCACGTGTTCCAATTAAGGCTGCTTCAAATGAGGATTTTCCTTCTTGCAGGTGACGAAACACGTTTTCTACAACAACAATAGCATCATCGACCACAAGGCCAATCGCTAAAACCATAGCTAATAATGTTAAAATGTTGATACTAAACCCAAGCATCAAAAGGAATGTTGATACCCCAACAATAGAAAGAGGGATCGTAATAATCGGGATAAAGACAGCTCGCATATTGCCAAGGAATAAAAATATAACAAGAATAACAATTAAGCTTGCTTCAAGGAGGGTTTTTACGACTTCATCGATGGATGCTTGGATGAATTTCGTCGCATCATAGGCGATATCGAGTTTTAATGATGGCGGGAAATTCACTGAAAAATCCGTTAGTGTTTTCCGAACTTCTTTGACGACAGTCAGTGGATTGGCTGTGGGCGTTGTTTTAACGCCGATAAAGACAGATTTTTCACCGTTCATTTTGACAACAGAGTCATAACTTTGGGATGCAAGTTCGATTTCGGCAATATCTTGAAGGCGTAAGACAGCTGAACCACTTGACCGTAAAATAATCTTCTTAAATTCGTCTGCTGTTGTTAATCCTGTGTTTGCATCGACATTTTTGACGATAAAATACCCTTTGGTTTGGCCGGGGGCAGATTGATAATTATTCTGTTGTAGGGCAGTCATGACTTCCGTGCTGGAAATTTTATTCGCAGCCAGTTTTTGCGGGTCTAACCAAATGCGCATAGCAAAAGTTTGACCACCGAGAATCTGTACTTCTGAAACTCCAAACACAGTTGCTAAGCGCGGTTGAATTTGTCTGTTAATATAATCGGTTATTTGTTCATTGGTCATATCCGGGCTGGAAAAACTGGCATATAGCAGGGAGTATGTTTCACCTGTTGTTTTCTTAATGACCGGAGACTCAACTTCACGAGGGATCGAGCTGATAATTTCTTGAACTTTAGCCGAGACCTCGGTTAAGGCTGTATCCGGTGGGAAGTTCAGGCGCATGTAGGCACTAACTACACTCACCCCTTGTCGACTAACTGACGTGACATAATCAACACCTTCTGCTGCTGCGACAGACTTTTGTACCGGGTCTGTCACAAAACCTTGCATTAAATCGGCGGTTGCTCCGGGGTAAGCTGTTGTTATGGTAATAACGGTGTTTGTCAACTCTGGATATTGTCGAACTTGCATTTCTGCAATGGATTTCAATCCAATTAAAAAGATAAGGGTGCTTATGACACCGGCCAAGACGGGGCGCTTAATAAAAATATCAGTAAATCGCATGGTTTGTCCTATGGTTTTGGTGTCGTCTCAGGGATGGCTGGTACCGGGTCATCACTCAAATTAACGGCAGCACCATTATTTAGTTTTAATTGTCCTGCAGTGACGACAAGATCATCTTTAGCAAGACCTGATAAAACTGCAACGCGTCCTTTTCGGTTAGCCCCTGTCTTAATGAAACTTTTCTTAACGACCATATTATTTGGATCTGTTTGATCAACAATATAAACAGAACTACCATAAAGACCATATTCTATTGCTGTTTCGGGCACGGTAATTGTTGGTTTTTTATCGGATAAGACAACGCGAATTGTTCCAAACATCCCACTTTTGAGTTTTCCTTCTTTATTTTCTGCTGTTGCCTGAATTGAGACATTACGAATGTCTTGTGAAATTTGTGGGTCAATGGATGTGATATTCCCTTCAAATTCTTGATTTCCCATGGCATCAACAGTGAAATAGATTGTTTGCCCTGTCTTTATCTTATCTGCAAATCTTTCGGCTATCGTAAAGTTAACAAACAGATGATCATCATTTGTTAATGTCACGACTGGGGTTCCTGCTTGCAAATAGTCCCCAAGATTAACTTTGCGGATACCGAGTATCCCGGAAAAAGGAGCGGTGATATTTTTCTTAGCAATAGTTGCTTTTGCTTGATCAACGAAAGCTTGAGCCTGATCCATATTGGCCTTTTTTTGGTCAAAATCGGCCTTTGACTCTACTTTTTGTGTTGATAGTTTTTTAGATCTCTCTAGTGTCAGTTTTGTAATTTCAAGCTGAGCCAAGTAACGATCAAGGTCGGCACGCTCTGCTGAATCATTCAGCGAAATAATTTTATCACCATCTTTGATAGGGGTGCCGGATTCAAAATGAATGCCTGTGACTGTTCCATTAACTTCCGGGGCAATTGTTATTGCTTTTGTTGCCGTGATTGTCCCGATGGCGCGTAATTCATCGGCCCATTCTTCTTCGAGAGCCGGGATTGCAGAAACAGCTGCCGCTGGTGGTTTCATATTTGACAGAATAACAACAGGGACTAATTTATAGCCAATAGCCAAACCAATTATGATACAGAACCAAATGATTGGAGTTTTAAAAAGCTTAAAGTAACGCACTGCACGTCGAATGAGAGATACGGTTTCTTTTTCAAGGGGAAAAGGCATTATTTTTACCTCTATGCGGAATTTCCTCTATCATAGCAAAAATTACTACTTTGTAATATAGGAAAACAGATTATTTTAACTAAAGAACGATAAAGCTTTCATCACATTATTCATCTATGGTAATAAGTTCATTACTTTGTTTCTTTCCTTCGTTGATGACAGATTTTCTGCTATCTATTTCACTGATAATTCTGTCGTAAAAATCAATGTATTCCAGATGTTTTTTAAGTTGGATATCGATATTTTTTCCTTGCTGTTGTGCGTTTTTTAATGATTTATCTTCGTTGTTAAGTGCCTGAGAAACATCTCTTTTTAGGAATGCTAGTTTTAAATCAGGTAACTTTGTCAGATCTTGGTTAATATCTAATCTAAATGGTAAAGCAGAAGGTTGAATAGTTTGGACTTTTAACGTTTTTTGTTGAGGTAGAGAAGAAGGATCTTCTGTAGTTCGTAGCGATTTATTGGTCTTGAAATTTTTTCGCACCTCATCCCAATGCTTTTTATACTCATGATCGGTCTTTGATATATTGGTAATAATATTTCGTAGGCTGGATGCTTCTTTCTTTTTTTCAGATATTTTCTTTCTTGCCTCCTCTATATCTAATTGAATTTTTTTCCATAATTCAATCATTGTATAAGCCATTTCAGGGGTGATGTCGAGTGTAATGCGTTCAGAAGTAAGCGTCCTTGGTGTAGTGTTGACTGATGGAATTGCTACTGCCTGACTCATCGATATTGCCACTAAGATTAAGGGTATTTTCATCTCTTCCTTCCTTCTTATACTGAATAGGCATTCTACTGATGAAAATAGTTAAATTCGATGATAAGGAAAATGAGATAATTTATATGCTGCGGATAAACGTTCTCGGTTTTCAAAGAAGGTCATCAGAATTTCTTGATCGGGAATCTATGGAATCGTCAATAAACTGGATATCCGAACAATCAAAGCTAGGGCTTTCTAATAAAATCTTAACTTTGCTAGCCATAGATTATAAATGCAAGAAACCCGGGAAGTCCCGGGTTTTTTATAAGTCTTTAAGTTTTTACTTC from Candidatus Paracaedibacteraceae bacterium harbors:
- a CDS encoding efflux RND transporter permease subunit — protein: MRFTDIFIKRPVLAGVISTLIFLIGLKSIAEMQVRQYPELTNTVITITTAYPGATADLMQGFVTDPVQKSVAAAEGVDYVTSVSRQGVSVVSAYMRLNFPPDTALTEVSAKVQEIISSIPREVESPVIKKTTGETYSLLYASFSSPDMTNEQITDYINRQIQPRLATVFGVSEVQILGGQTFAMRIWLDPQKLAANKISSTEVMTALQQNNYQSAPGQTKGYFIVKNVDANTGLTTADEFKKIILRSSGSAVLRLQDIAEIELASQSYDSVVKMNGEKSVFIGVKTTPTANPLTVVKEVRKTLTDFSVNFPPSLKLDIAYDATKFIQASIDEVVKTLLEASLIVILVIFLFLGNMRAVFIPIITIPLSIVGVSTFLLMLGFSINILTLLAMVLAIGLVVDDAIVVVENVFRHLQEGKSSFEAALIGTREIAVPVISMTITLVAVYTPIAFMGGLTGTLFREFALTLAGSVIISGIVALTLSPMMCSKILNKESMNTKFAHKVETYFDNIAKAYEQRLTKIIANRKFIVFSFGVIMILTMLFIPHISKELAPEEDQGIVMMATKGPQYANIDFMSFYADQAISKLQDYPEKELIFSIAGMDTVNSGFSGLIVKPWSERERSTHKLQQEIQNDLGTLTGVRGFVFQPAPLPGNSGGMPVQFVVTSLSDYTMIYKLVEDMKIAALKSGLFIVTDSDLSYDNPAIKLTIDRDKANDLGINMQTLGTTLAIYMGGNYVNRFNLLGRSYQVIPQTPRSERLSADSLMDFYVPTRSGQQIPLSTIATTKTIVEPNQLTQFNQINSATFQAVPMPWVKLGDAITFLEDYAKKNFPQGVTYDFLSQSRQYIQEGNALMQTFLFALIIIFLVLAAQFESLRDPFIVMLSVPMSIFGAVLILFIGFSTMNIYSQIGLVTLIGLITKHGILIVEFANQIREEEELSKREAVIKSAMIRLRPILMTTAAMVVGLVPLIMASGAGSASRFSIGITIVAGMLIGTFFTIFVVPTFYVLISADKRVLPPEVNA
- the metG gene encoding methionine--tRNA ligase translates to MTKKHLITSALPYINGIKHLGNLVGSMLPGDVYARYLRQHGEDVLYICGTDEHGTPAEIAAEAAGKSVQDYCAQMFEVQKDIYKRFGISFDYFGRSSSPSNHKLTQDLFLEMQKNGYIEEREIQQYYSHADHRFLPDRYVEGTCPSCGYTKARGDQCDGCGRLLEPTDLKDPYSAISGSKDIELKSTKHIFLLLDKLNAPLEAWVAERPEWPDGVKGIAKKWLKEGLQPRCITRDLKWGVPVPLEGYDEKVFYVWFDAPNGYISITQDWATAIGQPDAWQDWWKNPDKVHYVQFMAKDNVPFHSIFWPAMLMATQQNWKQVDYIKGVNWLNYDKGKFSTSQKRGIFTDAALDLYPADYWRYYLMANCPESDDADFTFSHFAAIINKDLADILGNFANRSFSLIHKYFDGKVPTTLDNHLDQDLMAKLKHLVGEYESAHKEMRFRQAMGHLRAIWVVANEYITVNEPWKTAKDNLEAAGVCLTHCVYLLRLFAILGHPVMPTLSQQILGLLNDTTDLSSTPFNAGLDFTGYVAGHALAEPMRLIEKIDEAKVEELTAQYAG
- a CDS encoding efflux RND transporter periplasmic adaptor subunit; this translates as MPFPLEKETVSLIRRAVRYFKLFKTPIIWFCIIIGLAIGYKLVPVVILSNMKPPAAAVSAIPALEEEWADELRAIGTITATKAITIAPEVNGTVTGIHFESGTPIKDGDKIISLNDSAERADLDRYLAQLEITKLTLERSKKLSTQKVESKADFDQKKANMDQAQAFVDQAKATIAKKNITAPFSGILGIRKVNLGDYLQAGTPVVTLTNDDHLFVNFTIAERFADKIKTGQTIYFTVDAMGNQEFEGNITSIDPQISQDIRNVSIQATAENKEGKLKSGMFGTIRVVLSDKKPTITVPETAIEYGLYGSSVYIVDQTDPNNMVVKKSFIKTGANRKGRVAVLSGLAKDDLVVTAGQLKLNNGAAVNLSDDPVPAIPETTPKP